Proteins co-encoded in one Streptomyces sp. SLBN-31 genomic window:
- a CDS encoding glycoside hydrolase family 6 protein: protein MYGSRGAGSGFAFGTAMRASAVVLGAALLVAGCSSGGGDGKDGDAGARITQQPKDSDPFWVNPDGNAARQVAAYAKAGKDTEAERIRKIAEQPTGEWIGPENPEQEARGFTEAADKAGRTALLVLYDIPHRDCGQYSQGGAADGNAYRAWIDGVAAGIQDRPAMVILEPDAVLHLVDGCTPGQFQEERYALLDYAISKLKSLKSTRVYLDAGNAGWGHPDQIFQPLQRAGIAQADGFSVNVSNFYSTKDSIAYGKRLSAKVGGKHFVIDTSRNGNGPYTGGKPAENWCNPPGRALGEAPTTRTADPLVDAYLWVKRPGESDGTCRGGPAAGQWWASYALALAKAAE, encoded by the coding sequence ATGTACGGCAGCAGGGGGGCTGGGTCGGGGTTCGCCTTCGGGACCGCGATGAGGGCTTCCGCGGTGGTGCTGGGGGCGGCGCTGCTGGTGGCGGGGTGTTCCTCCGGCGGCGGTGACGGCAAGGACGGCGACGCCGGCGCCAGGATCACCCAACAGCCCAAGGACAGCGACCCGTTCTGGGTCAACCCGGACGGCAACGCGGCCCGCCAGGTCGCCGCGTACGCCAAGGCCGGCAAGGACACCGAGGCCGAGCGGATCCGGAAGATCGCCGAGCAGCCGACCGGTGAGTGGATCGGCCCGGAGAACCCGGAGCAGGAGGCCAGGGGCTTCACCGAGGCCGCCGACAAGGCCGGCCGCACGGCCCTGCTGGTGCTCTACGACATCCCGCACCGCGACTGCGGCCAGTACTCGCAGGGCGGCGCCGCCGACGGCAACGCCTACCGCGCCTGGATCGACGGGGTGGCCGCGGGCATCCAGGACCGCCCGGCGATGGTGATCCTGGAACCCGACGCCGTACTGCACCTGGTGGACGGCTGCACGCCGGGCCAGTTCCAGGAGGAGCGCTACGCCCTGCTCGACTACGCCATAAGCAAGCTGAAGTCCCTGAAGTCCACCAGGGTCTACCTGGACGCGGGCAACGCCGGCTGGGGCCACCCCGACCAGATCTTCCAGCCCCTCCAGCGCGCGGGCATCGCCCAGGCCGACGGCTTCTCGGTCAACGTCTCCAACTTCTACTCGACGAAGGACTCCATCGCCTACGGCAAGCGGCTCTCCGCCAAGGTCGGCGGCAAGCACTTCGTCATCGACACCAGCCGCAACGGCAACGGCCCGTACACGGGTGGGAAGCCCGCCGAGAACTGGTGCAACCCGCCGGGCCGGGCGCTCGGGGAGGCGCCGACGACCAGGACCGCCGACCCCCTCGTGGACGCCTACCTGTGGGTCAAGCGGCCGGGGGAGTCGGACGGCACCTGCCGGGGCGGCCCGGCGGCCGGGCAGTGGTGGGCGAGTTACGCACTCGCCCTCGCCAAGGCTGCCGAGTAG
- a CDS encoding fumarylacetoacetate hydrolase family protein, with product MKLLRVGTAGAEKPALLDAEGVLRDLSGIVDDIDGALLADDAALGRVRAAAESGELPALDPAGLRTGPPVARIGKIVCIGLNYHDHARETGAEPPTEPVIFFKAADTVVGPNDTVLVPRGSVKTDWEVELAVVIGRTARYVESAEAALGHVAGYAVAHDVSEREFQIERGGTWDKGKNCETFNPLGPWLVTADEVADPQNLSLRLWVNGELKQDGTTAEQIFPVGEVVRYVSQFMTLYPGDVINTGTPAGVALGQPEPKPFLRAGDVVELEIEGLGRQRQELKDA from the coding sequence ATGAAGCTGCTGCGAGTCGGTACGGCCGGAGCGGAGAAGCCCGCGCTGCTGGACGCCGAGGGTGTCCTGCGGGACCTGTCCGGCATCGTCGACGACATCGACGGCGCGCTGCTCGCCGACGACGCGGCGCTCGGCCGCGTCCGCGCCGCCGCCGAGTCCGGTGAGCTGCCCGCCCTGGACCCGGCCGGGCTGCGGACCGGGCCGCCGGTCGCCCGGATCGGCAAGATCGTGTGCATCGGCCTGAACTACCACGACCACGCCCGGGAGACCGGGGCCGAGCCGCCCACCGAGCCCGTGATCTTCTTCAAGGCCGCGGACACGGTGGTCGGACCGAACGACACGGTGCTCGTGCCGCGCGGGTCGGTGAAGACCGACTGGGAGGTCGAACTGGCCGTCGTCATCGGGCGGACGGCGCGCTACGTGGAGTCGGCCGAGGCCGCGCTCGGACATGTCGCCGGGTACGCGGTCGCCCACGACGTGTCCGAGCGGGAGTTCCAGATCGAGCGGGGCGGCACCTGGGACAAGGGCAAGAACTGCGAGACGTTCAATCCGCTGGGCCCCTGGCTGGTGACGGCGGACGAGGTCGCCGACCCGCAGAACCTGTCGCTCAGGCTGTGGGTCAACGGGGAGCTGAAGCAGGACGGCACGACGGCCGAGCAGATCTTCCCCGTCGGCGAAGTCGTGCGCTACGTCAGCCAGTTCATGACCCTGTACCCCGGTGACGTCATCAACACCGGGACACCGGCGGGCGTCGCGCTCGGGCAGCCCGAGCCCAAGCCCTTCCTGCGGGCGGGCGACGTCGTCGAGCTCGAGATCGAGGGCCTGGGCAGGCAGCGCCAGGAACTGAAGGACGCGTAA
- a CDS encoding ROK family transcriptional regulator produces MQAPRTIEGVNLLALRSHNTALVLDLLRTAGPDGISRLELAERTALTPQAVSKITARLRADGLATEAGRRASTGGKPRTVLRLVPEAGHAVGVHLDRDELRAVRVDLTGAVVAERRTAVDLGVSADAVVEAVAREVKGLTGGGLGTGIALPGPLDHARGVLHRVTGFPEWDGFALRDALERRLGVPVVVDKDTNAAALGLAVAGEAGSFAYLHLGTGLGAGLVIGGTVHRGARTGAGEFGHQVVQLDGPPCGCGNRGCVEALCLDAVARGDLAGAARVLGVGAGNLVALLDVDLVLLGGRTVAAAPEEFARGVAAVLDERARRAGEEAVPVRVASDGVAEGAAQLVLGPVFGRTDG; encoded by the coding sequence GTGCAAGCGCCGAGGACAATCGAGGGTGTGAACCTTCTCGCCCTGCGCAGCCACAACACCGCACTCGTCCTCGACCTGCTGCGCACTGCCGGCCCGGACGGCATCAGCCGGCTGGAGCTCGCCGAGCGCACCGCCCTGACCCCGCAGGCCGTCAGCAAGATCACCGCCCGGCTGCGGGCCGACGGACTCGCCACGGAGGCGGGCCGCCGGGCCTCCACCGGCGGCAAGCCGCGGACGGTACTGCGGCTGGTGCCGGAGGCGGGACACGCGGTCGGCGTCCACCTGGACCGCGACGAACTGCGCGCGGTCCGGGTCGATCTGACGGGAGCCGTGGTGGCGGAGCGGCGGACCGCGGTGGATCTGGGGGTGAGCGCGGACGCGGTGGTGGAGGCCGTGGCACGGGAGGTGAAGGGGCTGACGGGGGGCGGGCTCGGAACGGGGATCGCTCTGCCCGGGCCACTCGATCACGCCCGCGGCGTACTGCACCGCGTCACCGGGTTCCCCGAGTGGGACGGCTTTGCGTTGCGGGACGCGCTCGAGCGGCGGCTCGGCGTGCCGGTCGTCGTGGACAAGGACACCAACGCGGCGGCGCTGGGGCTGGCGGTGGCGGGCGAGGCCGGGTCCTTCGCCTACCTGCACCTCGGTACCGGGCTCGGGGCGGGGCTCGTCATAGGCGGGACCGTGCACCGCGGTGCCCGTACCGGAGCGGGGGAGTTCGGGCACCAGGTGGTGCAGCTCGACGGGCCGCCGTGCGGCTGCGGAAACCGGGGCTGCGTGGAGGCGCTGTGCCTCGACGCCGTCGCACGCGGCGACCTGGCCGGGGCCGCGCGGGTGCTCGGCGTCGGCGCCGGGAACCTGGTCGCCCTGCTCGACGTCGACCTCGTCCTGCTCGGCGGCCGTACCGTCGCCGCCGCGCCCGAGGAGTTCGCACGGGGCGTGGCCGCCGTACTGGACGAACGCGCCCGGCGCGCGGGCGAGGAGGCGGTACCCGTGCGGGTCGCCTCCGACGGGGTCGCCGAAGGGGCCGCGCAGCTGGTCCTGGGACCCGTGTTCGGGCGCACCGACGGCTGA
- a CDS encoding DUF6412 domain-containing protein gives MIRDRVGARPLAVLVLLLLQIALLDTGTLAATVALAATAAAGSALAACALVAARCAPAVPPTRVRTAIRDRARRTAFLPQRDPDARGRTRPRAPGSALPAIVA, from the coding sequence GTGATCCGCGACCGGGTCGGCGCGCGTCCCCTCGCCGTGCTCGTCCTGCTGCTCCTGCAGATCGCCCTGCTCGACACCGGCACCCTCGCCGCCACCGTCGCGCTCGCCGCCACCGCCGCGGCCGGCTCCGCGCTCGCCGCCTGCGCCCTGGTCGCCGCGCGCTGCGCCCCGGCCGTACCGCCCACGCGGGTGCGCACGGCGATCCGGGACCGCGCCCGCCGCACCGCCTTCCTGCCGCAACGCGACCCCGACGCCCGCGGCCGCACCCGTCCCCGGGCCCCGGGGTCCGCCCTTCCGGCGATCGTCGCGTAG
- a CDS encoding HAD-IIA family hydrolase: MAERRPIESWLTDMDGVLIHEGVPIPGADAFLKKLRESGRPFLVLTNNSIYTPRDLHARLRRMGLDVPVESIWTSALATAQFLDDQRPGGSAYVIGEAGLTTALHDIGYILTDHEPDYVVLGETRTYSFEAMTQAVRLIRNGARFIATNPDETGPSHEGPLPATGAVAALITKATGRKPYFAGKPNPLMMRTGLNAIGAHSETSAMIGDRMDTDVLAGMEAGMQTFLVLTGLTGPGQIEDFPYRPSHVVDSIADLVELI, translated from the coding sequence ATGGCAGAACGCAGGCCCATCGAGTCGTGGCTCACCGACATGGACGGTGTGCTCATCCACGAGGGCGTACCGATCCCCGGTGCCGACGCCTTCCTGAAGAAGCTGCGCGAGTCCGGCAGGCCCTTCCTGGTCCTGACCAACAACTCCATCTACACCCCGCGCGACCTGCACGCCCGGCTGCGGCGCATGGGCCTGGACGTGCCGGTCGAGTCCATCTGGACCTCCGCGCTGGCCACCGCCCAGTTCCTGGACGACCAGCGGCCGGGCGGCTCGGCGTACGTCATCGGGGAGGCGGGGCTGACCACCGCCCTGCACGACATCGGGTACATCCTCACCGACCACGAACCGGACTACGTCGTCCTCGGCGAGACCCGTACGTACTCCTTCGAGGCCATGACGCAGGCGGTGCGGCTCATCCGCAACGGCGCCCGCTTCATCGCCACCAACCCGGACGAGACCGGCCCCTCCCACGAGGGTCCGCTGCCTGCGACCGGCGCCGTCGCCGCGCTGATCACCAAGGCGACCGGCAGGAAGCCGTACTTCGCGGGCAAGCCCAACCCGCTGATGATGCGCACCGGGCTCAACGCGATCGGGGCGCACTCCGAGACCAGCGCGATGATCGGCGACCGCATGGACACCGACGTCCTCGCCGGGATGGAGGCGGGGATGCAGACGTTCCTGGTCCTCACCGGGCTGACCGGGCCGGGGCAGATCGAGGACTTCCCGTACCGGCCGTCCCACGTCGTCGACTCGATCGCCGATCTCGTCGAGCTGATCTGA
- a CDS encoding class F sortase translates to MRDDFRDGEFDRRRSTGSGRLLTGGAWAVLLLGLWLWGRDVTEVRPGISGPATGDMAAIGRPPAVELPPAARPLGNALPQRLDIPALGVQAPVVARGLDRAGAVDPPPFDQAGVVGWYAAGAEPGAAGAAVMVGHVDTETRPAVFYKLSTLTPGRTVRVVRDDGHVAEFTVDDVRVLTRDHFDARQAYGVHRPGRAELRLITCGGTFDPADRSYTANVVVSAYLTGTGA, encoded by the coding sequence ATGCGTGACGACTTCCGCGACGGCGAGTTCGACCGGCGCCGTTCCACGGGGTCCGGGCGGCTGCTGACCGGTGGCGCCTGGGCCGTGCTGCTGCTCGGGCTGTGGCTGTGGGGGCGGGACGTGACCGAGGTGCGGCCGGGGATCTCCGGGCCGGCCACCGGTGACATGGCGGCGATCGGGCGGCCCCCGGCCGTGGAACTGCCGCCCGCCGCCCGCCCGTTGGGCAACGCGCTGCCGCAGCGCCTCGACATTCCGGCCCTCGGCGTGCAGGCGCCGGTGGTGGCGCGCGGGCTGGACCGGGCGGGAGCGGTCGATCCGCCGCCGTTCGACCAGGCGGGCGTGGTCGGGTGGTACGCGGCCGGCGCCGAGCCGGGGGCCGCGGGAGCCGCCGTGATGGTGGGGCACGTCGACACCGAGACCCGGCCCGCCGTCTTCTACAAGCTCAGCACCCTGACACCCGGCCGGACCGTCCGCGTGGTCCGCGACGACGGCCACGTCGCCGAGTTCACCGTCGACGACGTCCGGGTCCTCACCCGCGACCACTTCGACGCCCGGCAGGCCTACGGCGTCCACCGGCCGGGCCGCGCCGAACTGCGCCTGATCACCTGCGGCGGCACCTTCGACCCGGCCGACCGCAGCTACACGGCGAACGTGGTCGTGTCGGCGTACCTCACCGGAACCGGCGCATGA
- a CDS encoding YidC/Oxa1 family membrane protein insertase — protein MSVFTVFAQLVEDLADLLQPLFGATAAAAAIVLFTALVRLLVHPLSRAAARGQKARTALQPKIAELRRKHAKDPRKLQQAVLELHAEEKVSPLSGCLPGLLQLPAFFLLYRLFSSTSIGGRANALLDHQLFAAPLGGRFTDALGGGLLGGAGLVYLGLFALVAAVAAFNYRRTRRTMAAAVQLAPADGGQQVPGLGAMNKVMPFMSFFTLFTVAVVPLAAALYVVTSTTWSAVERAVLHS, from the coding sequence ATGTCCGTCTTCACCGTCTTCGCCCAGCTCGTCGAAGACCTCGCCGACCTGCTCCAGCCACTGTTCGGCGCCACCGCGGCCGCGGCCGCGATCGTCCTGTTCACCGCGCTCGTACGACTCCTCGTCCACCCCCTGTCCCGGGCCGCCGCCCGCGGGCAGAAGGCACGCACCGCACTGCAGCCGAAGATCGCCGAACTGCGCCGGAAGCACGCAAAGGATCCGCGGAAACTCCAGCAGGCGGTGTTGGAGCTGCACGCCGAGGAGAAGGTGTCGCCGCTGTCCGGATGTCTGCCCGGGCTGCTGCAACTGCCCGCGTTCTTCCTGCTCTACCGCCTGTTCTCCAGCACGAGCATCGGCGGCAGGGCCAACGCCCTGCTGGACCACCAGCTGTTCGCCGCGCCGCTGGGCGGCCGGTTCACCGACGCGCTGGGCGGCGGCCTGCTGGGTGGGGCCGGGCTCGTGTACCTCGGACTGTTCGCGCTCGTCGCGGCCGTCGCCGCCTTCAACTACCGGCGCACCAGGCGGACCATGGCTGCGGCCGTCCAGCTCGCGCCGGCGGACGGCGGGCAGCAGGTGCCGGGGCTCGGCGCGATGAACAAGGTGATGCCGTTCATGTCCTTCTTCACGCTCTTCACCGTCGCCGTGGTGCCGCTGGCCGCCGCCCTGTACGTGGTGACCAGCACGACCTGGAGCGCCGTCGAGCGGGCCGTGCTCCACTCCTGA
- a CDS encoding heme-degrading domain-containing protein yields MTHNTELTPKFHPEITPSLEELQAQQRRLVFRRFTHEDAWALGSLLVELARERQAPVAIDIHRAGQQLFHAALPGSTPDNDAWIARKRRVVERYGEASYLVGARFRAKGTTFEDSSRLDPDRYAAHGGSFPITVEGVGVIGAVTVSGLPQLQDHRFVVEALEEFLRED; encoded by the coding sequence GTGACGCACAACACCGAGCTGACCCCGAAGTTCCACCCGGAGATCACCCCGTCCCTGGAGGAGCTCCAGGCGCAGCAACGGCGCCTGGTCTTCCGCCGGTTCACGCACGAGGACGCGTGGGCCCTGGGCTCGCTGCTCGTGGAGCTGGCCCGGGAGCGCCAGGCCCCCGTCGCCATCGACATCCACCGGGCCGGCCAGCAGCTCTTCCACGCGGCGCTGCCCGGCTCGACCCCCGACAACGACGCCTGGATCGCCCGCAAGCGCCGGGTCGTCGAGCGTTACGGCGAGGCGTCGTACCTGGTGGGCGCCCGTTTCCGGGCCAAGGGCACGACGTTCGAGGACTCCTCCCGCCTCGACCCCGACCGGTACGCGGCCCACGGCGGCTCGTTCCCGATCACCGTCGAGGGCGTCGGAGTGATCGGCGCGGTGACGGTGAGCGGGCTGCCGCAGTTGCAGGACCACCGGTTCGTGGTGGAGGCGCTGGAGGAGTTCCTGCGCGAGGACTGA
- a CDS encoding Gfo/Idh/MocA family oxidoreductase has translation MTGTTASPRRVGLVGYGLAGSVFHAPLIAATEGLALDTVVTSNPQRQEQARAEHPGVRVAATPDELFARAAELDLIVVASPNRTHVPLATTALKAGLPVVVDKPVAGTAAEARELADLAEERGLLLSVFQNRRWDNDFLTLQRLLAEGELGDVWRFESRFERWRPQPKGGWRESGDPAEIGGLLYDLGSHVVDQALTLFGPATQVYAESDVRRPGAEADDDTFIALTHASGVRSHLYVSATAAQLGPRFRVLGSKAGYVKYGLDPQEAALREGERPGRDWGREPESAWGTIGAGESPASGGGTPVPTLPGDYPAYYAAVTRALDDDGANPVTAVEAAAALDVIEAARRSARAGVAVEL, from the coding sequence ATGACTGGTACCACTGCCTCTCCCCGCCGCGTCGGCCTCGTCGGCTACGGGCTGGCGGGCTCCGTGTTCCACGCCCCGCTCATCGCGGCCACCGAGGGCCTCGCCCTCGACACGGTGGTCACCTCGAATCCGCAGCGGCAGGAGCAGGCCCGCGCCGAACATCCCGGGGTGCGGGTGGCCGCCACCCCGGACGAGCTGTTCGCACGCGCCGCCGAGCTGGACCTGATCGTCGTCGCCTCCCCGAACCGCACGCACGTCCCGCTCGCCACCACCGCCCTCAAGGCCGGTCTCCCGGTCGTCGTGGACAAGCCGGTCGCCGGCACCGCCGCCGAGGCGCGCGAACTCGCCGACCTCGCTGAGGAGCGCGGGCTGCTGCTCTCCGTCTTCCAGAACCGGCGCTGGGACAACGACTTCCTCACCCTCCAGCGACTGCTCGCCGAGGGCGAGTTGGGCGACGTATGGCGCTTCGAGTCGCGGTTCGAGCGATGGCGGCCGCAGCCGAAGGGCGGCTGGCGCGAGTCCGGCGACCCGGCAGAGATCGGAGGTCTCCTCTACGACCTCGGCAGCCACGTCGTCGACCAGGCGCTGACCCTCTTCGGCCCGGCCACGCAGGTCTACGCCGAGTCGGACGTCCGCCGCCCCGGTGCCGAGGCCGACGACGACACCTTCATCGCCCTCACGCACGCGAGCGGCGTCCGCTCCCACCTGTACGTCTCCGCGACGGCCGCCCAACTCGGCCCGCGCTTCCGGGTGCTGGGTTCGAAGGCGGGCTATGTGAAGTACGGGCTCGACCCGCAGGAGGCGGCGCTGCGGGAGGGCGAGCGCCCGGGCCGGGACTGGGGACGGGAGCCCGAGTCGGCGTGGGGCACGATCGGCGCCGGGGAGTCTCCGGCGAGCGGCGGCGGCACGCCCGTACCGACCCTTCCCGGTGACTATCCCGCGTACTATGCGGCCGTGACCAGGGCCCTCGACGACGACGGCGCCAACCCGGTGACCGCCGTCGAGGCGGCCGCGGCCCTCGATGTGATCGAGGCGGCCCGCCGTTCGGCCCGCGCCGGAGTGGCGGTGGAGCTGTGA